From a single Nicotiana tomentosiformis chromosome 2, ASM39032v3, whole genome shotgun sequence genomic region:
- the LOC104112152 gene encoding zinc-finger homeodomain protein 9-like yields the protein MDISSNTTTAIATTVKTTEAEPETPIRIQPAKPISFSNGVLKRHNSLHLPHHHGFNKNNHHHHHHAVVVTYKECLKNHAASLGGHAVDGCGEFMPSPTANPVDPTSLKCAACGCHRNFHRREPEEPVLPNQNTIPALEYQPHHRHHPPPPPPPHHGASGGHSSPNSPSPPPISSAYYPASAPHMLLALSAGLSSPPAENNQLISPSSNPMSSANLTNPNGSGRKRFRTKFTQDQKERMLEFAEKVEWKIQKRDEELINDFCSKIGVEKGVLKVWMHNNKCKKDQATAAAAINTVATPNLLNGNNGNGFGLISRNNTDTIASEFHLHHESSKDNDKDHSHQLHNNDSVSAHGVTTNGSSSSS from the coding sequence ATGGACATAAGCAGCAACACAACCACTGCCATAGCCACTACTGTCAAAACAACCGAAGCTGAACCCGAAACCCCTATTCGGATCCAACCCGCTAAGCCCATTTCTTTTAGCAACGGTGTCCTCAAACGCCACAATTCTCTTCATCTTCCCCACCACCATGGCTTTAACAAAaacaaccaccaccaccaccaccacgcGGTGGTGGTCACTTACAAGGAATGTTTGAAAAATCACGCTGCCAGCTTAGGTGGTCACGCCGTTGACGGTTGTGGGGAATTTATGCCCTCTCCCACTGCTAATCCGGTGGACCCTACTTCGCTAAAATGCGCTGCTTGTGGCTGTCACCGTAATTTTCACCGCCGCGAGCCGGAAGAGCCAGTACTCCCGAATCAGAACACTATTCCGGCGTTAGAGTACCAACCTCACCATCGCCACCACCCTCCTCCACCACCGCCGCCGCATCATGGTGCAAGTGGAGGCCACAGTAGTCCTAATTCCCCATCTCCACCTCCGATCTCCTCTGCTTATTACCCCGCCTCTGCACCCCACATGCTCCTTGCACTTAGTGCTGGCTTGTCTAGCCCACCTGCTGAGAATAATCAGCTAATTTCTCCATCTTCAAACCCGATGTCATCTGCTAATTTAACAAACCCTAATGGGAGTGGAAGAAAGCGATTCAGAACTAAATTCACGCAAGATCAGAAGGAGAGAATGCTGGAATTCGCTGAGAAAGTTGAGTGGAAAATACAGAAGCGAGATGAAGAGCTGATTAACGACTTCTGCAGCAAAATCGGAGTTGAAAAAGGGGTTCTTAAGGTATGGATGCACAATAATAAGTGCAAGAAAGATCAAGCCACCGCCGCTGCCGCTATTAACACCGTCGCTACCCCCAACCTCCTCAATGGTAATAATGGTAACGGTTTTGGTTTAATTAGTAGAAATAACACTGACACTATTGCTTCTGAATTCCATCTTCACCACGAAAGCAGCAAAGATAATGACAAAGACCACAGCCACCAACTTCATAACAACGATAGTGTTAGTGCTCATGGTGTTACCACTAATGGGTCGTCTTCTTCATCTTAA